Proteins from a genomic interval of Channa argus isolate prfri chromosome 11, Channa argus male v1.0, whole genome shotgun sequence:
- the elovl7a gene encoding elongation of very long chain fatty acids protein 7a: MEFFNIKSSAALIYDEFIQNADSRTEKWLLMSSPLPQTIIIAAYIYFVTSLGPRIMENRKAFDLKGILIIYNFGVVALSLYMCYEFVMSGWGTGYSFRCDLVDYSDSPQAMRMAATCWLYYFSKFIEMLDTIFFVLRKKNSQVTFLHVYHHSIMPFTWWFGVRFAPGGLGTFHALLNCVVHVIMYTYYGLTAMGPNYQKYLWWKKYLTTIQLIQFVMVTSHISQYFFMKDCPYQFPIFIYIIGLYGLIFLFLFLNFWYHAYTKGKRLPKVLQAQTWAHHTNGVMNGNASHDKDE, encoded by the exons G ACTCGCGGACAGAAAAGTGGTTGCTTATGTCGTCTCCTCTCCCCCAAACCATCATCATTGCAGCGTACATCTACTTTGTCACATCCCTGGGGCCTAGGATAATGGAGAACCGCAAAGCCTTCGACCTCAAAGGAATTCTCATCATCTACAACTTCGGTGTCGTGGCTCTGTCACTCTACATGTGCTATGAG TTCGTGATGTCAGGATGGGGAACAGGATACTCTTTTCGCTGTGATCTGGTGGATTATTCTGATTCTCCACAAGCCATGAGG ATGGCAGCAACATGCTGGCTTTATTACTTCTCAAAGTTTATTGAGATGTTGGATACA ATTTTCTTTGTCCTGCGGAAGAAAAACAGCCAGGTAACATTTCTCCATGTCTACCACCACTCGATCATGCCCTTCACCTGGTGGTTTGGTGTCCGCTTTGCTCCCG GTGGTTTGGGAACATTCCATGCCCTGCTCAACTGTGTCGTCCATGTTATAATGTACACGTACTACGGACTGACTGCAATGGGCCCCAACTACCAGAAGTACCTTTGGTGGAAGAAATACCTTACTACCATTCAGCTG ATCCAGTTTGTTATGGTAACCAGCCACATCTCTCAGTATTTCTTCATGAAGGACTGCCCCTACCAGTTCCCCATCTTTATCTACATCATTGGGCTGTACGGCCTGATTTTCTTGTTCCTCTTCCTCAACTTCTGGTATCATGCCTACACCAAAGGCAAGAGGCTGCCCAAAGTGCTGCAAGCTCAGACATGGGCGCACCACACCAACGGAGTTATGAATGGAAACGCCAGTCACGACAAAGATGAGTGA